CTCGATGATCAATGATTCTAAGAAATTGACCGAAGAGATTCGTGAGTACTTGTTTGATCTGATTTTAAATGAAACCCTTTGTGGAATCGGCGCTGCCGAAGTGGGGGAGATCGATCGCATTAATATTTATCAGGCGTCATTTCTGGCTATGGATCGAGCTTTGGAAAACTTGGATACACAGCCGGAGCATTTGCTTGTTGATGGCAGGGCGTTTCCAAGAAATGATATACCATTTACGACGATTGTAAAAGGAGACAGTATCAGCTATTCTGTCGCTGCTGCTTCAATATTGGCCAAAGTAACCCGTGATAGAATGATGCGTGAATACGATCAGGAATTTCCTCAATATGGGTTTGCGAATCACAAAGGGTATGCGACCCGTGAGCATTTAGATGCAATTGAGGAATTTGGTTATTGTCCTATTCACCGGCGCTCTTTTCATCCGAAAAGATTTCAGTTAGAACTCGATTTTAGTGATTGAAAATGACTCGCTCACGCAAAAATGTTGGTAATCTTGGTGAAGACATCGCCGCGAAATTTCTCCAAGAAAAAGCCTATGATATTGTCCAACGTAATTATCGATGGGCACGAGGAGAAATAGATATTATTGCCAGGCAGGATAACATTTTGGTTTTTGTAGAGGTTAAAACCGCACGGGGAAATTCATTTGGTCCACCTGAGAACTGGGTCGATCAGCGCAAACAAGAGCAAATTGGCAGGGTCGCAGAAAAATATTTGCAAGATAATGAAATAAACGGAATGGACTGCAGGTTCGATGTCATTGCGGTTGAGCTGCAAGGTTCGAAACATCAAATCCGGCATATTGAAAATGCGTTTTGGCTTTAAGACTTAAAACACAGGATTCAATAAAATGGAGATTAAGAACAAAGTTGCGGTGGTTACCGGTGCGGGAAAAGGCATTGGCCGGGCGACTGCTTTAGCTCTGGCGAAAGATGGCGCTAATGTTGTAATCGCATCGCGCACCATGTCGGATTTACAAAGTTTGGCCCGGGAGATCGGTAATGTGGGAAGAAAAGCGCTGCCGGTTGAAGCAGACCTAACCCGTGAAAGTCATGTTAAGACAATCATACAAAAAACTGTTGATAATTTCGGTGGTTTGGACATACTGGTAAACAATGCAGGGATTGGCCTGTTTGGTCGTGTCGAAGAATTTTCCACTCAAGACTGGGATCAAATGTTCGAAGTGAATATGCGTGGCCTGTTTCTTTGCACGCGAGAAGCCTTGCCCTATTTAAAAAAGAAAAACGAAAGTTTTATAATAAATGTAGCATCTCTAGCAGGAAAGAATTCGTTTGTAGGTGGCGCCGGGTATGCAGCTACAAAGTGGGGTGTGCTTGGATTTTCGAAATGTTTAATGTTGGAAGAAAGAGATGCAGGTGTGCGAGTGCTGGCCATTTGCCCCGGTTCAGTAGACACGCATTTTTTTAGACACTCCCAAACGAAAAAAGACACCATTTTAAAAGCGGATGATGTCTCTCACACAATTGTCGAAGCGATTAAGCTGCCCCAAAGGGCAATGGTTAGTGAAATTGATATCAGGCCCACTAATCCATAA
The candidate division KSB1 bacterium genome window above contains:
- a CDS encoding YraN family protein, which gives rise to MTRSRKNVGNLGEDIAAKFLQEKAYDIVQRNYRWARGEIDIIARQDNILVFVEVKTARGNSFGPPENWVDQRKQEQIGRVAEKYLQDNEINGMDCRFDVIAVELQGSKHQIRHIENAFWL
- a CDS encoding SDR family NAD(P)-dependent oxidoreductase codes for the protein MEIKNKVAVVTGAGKGIGRATALALAKDGANVVIASRTMSDLQSLAREIGNVGRKALPVEADLTRESHVKTIIQKTVDNFGGLDILVNNAGIGLFGRVEEFSTQDWDQMFEVNMRGLFLCTREALPYLKKKNESFIINVASLAGKNSFVGGAGYAATKWGVLGFSKCLMLEERDAGVRVLAICPGSVDTHFFRHSQTKKDTILKADDVSHTIVEAIKLPQRAMVSEIDIRPTNP
- a CDS encoding ribonuclease HII, whose translation is MLRYERNLWNEGKKYVAGLDEAGRGPLAGPVVAAAVVFYENPQISMINDSKKLTEEIREYLFDLILNETLCGIGAAEVGEIDRINIYQASFLAMDRALENLDTQPEHLLVDGRAFPRNDIPFTTIVKGDSISYSVAAASILAKVTRDRMMREYDQEFPQYGFANHKGYATREHLDAIEEFGYCPIHRRSFHPKRFQLELDFSD